The proteins below come from a single Saccharophagus degradans 2-40 genomic window:
- the vgrG gene encoding type VI secretion system tip protein VgrG: MNGELVPRSQQLLAANVSSSANKISSARLVYLDGAAAVGAFPLSDADMFVPGSEIEILGGSADESETLFKGIVVKHSLKMREHTAPQLILECKHAATTLSVGRKNAYFFDQTDSDVIAQKFEDAGISVDVEAGSVTHKQQIQYDATDWDYCLLRAEANGMVIVTYSNQVKVFTPSLSANPVCTLQFGSTILEGDLEMDGRNQFSAVKAYTWDAANQDRVESDAVDSGINQPGNINSESLASTHGQESFDYFHPAITGDEAQKWADARRLYSQINRISGSVKTEGMTAVQVGDVVALDGMGARFNGNAIVTGVRHDFDLVKGWKTQLQFGGVGMLNDTLQSNGANNVANNVNVTPAAGLLPAVAGLQVGVVVSNEDPDGEFRVRVKMPMVNPADEGAWARMACMDAGEDRGFIFRPEVGDEVVVGFFADDPRAAVVLGMLHSSAKPTPEEPSDDNHIKLFKSRSGMKVSFDDDAVSMTLETPEGNALILSDEDGGVTIKDQNGNQIVMSSDGIAVESAGEVTINASSDVNCEAGGALQIKAASEVKVEGSAGVEVSSSAVTKVKGSVLQLN, translated from the coding sequence GTGAATGGCGAACTGGTGCCGCGCAGTCAGCAATTACTGGCTGCTAACGTATCGAGCTCGGCAAATAAAATTTCCAGTGCGCGCCTGGTTTATTTAGATGGCGCGGCTGCAGTAGGTGCGTTTCCATTGTCGGATGCCGATATGTTTGTGCCGGGCAGCGAAATAGAAATTTTGGGTGGCAGTGCAGATGAAAGTGAAACCTTATTTAAGGGTATTGTTGTAAAGCACAGTTTGAAAATGCGAGAGCATACAGCGCCGCAACTTATTTTAGAGTGCAAGCATGCCGCAACAACGTTAAGCGTAGGAAGAAAAAACGCGTATTTTTTTGATCAAACAGATTCAGATGTCATAGCGCAGAAATTTGAAGACGCAGGCATAAGTGTAGATGTAGAAGCAGGCAGTGTTACCCATAAACAGCAAATTCAATATGACGCCACGGATTGGGACTACTGTTTGCTGCGGGCTGAAGCAAACGGCATGGTAATAGTAACCTACAGCAATCAAGTGAAAGTATTTACGCCAAGTCTTTCTGCTAACCCTGTTTGTACATTGCAATTTGGCTCCACCATTTTAGAGGGCGACCTAGAAATGGATGGACGCAACCAGTTTAGCGCGGTAAAGGCTTACACATGGGATGCCGCCAATCAAGACAGAGTAGAGAGCGACGCGGTAGATTCGGGTATCAATCAGCCAGGGAATATCAATAGCGAAAGCTTGGCCAGTACTCATGGGCAAGAAAGTTTCGATTATTTTCACCCAGCAATAACCGGCGATGAAGCACAAAAATGGGCGGATGCGCGCAGGCTGTATTCACAAATAAACCGCATAAGCGGCAGTGTAAAAACTGAGGGTATGACAGCTGTACAAGTTGGCGATGTAGTCGCACTAGACGGAATGGGCGCGCGCTTTAATGGCAATGCCATTGTTACAGGGGTGCGCCACGATTTTGATTTAGTTAAAGGCTGGAAAACACAACTGCAGTTTGGCGGCGTTGGAATGCTAAACGATACGCTGCAAAGTAATGGCGCCAACAATGTCGCGAACAATGTAAACGTCACTCCCGCTGCGGGTTTATTGCCTGCTGTTGCCGGTTTACAAGTTGGCGTAGTAGTAAGCAATGAAGACCCAGATGGAGAGTTTAGGGTTAGAGTAAAAATGCCAATGGTAAACCCTGCCGACGAAGGCGCATGGGCGCGAATGGCCTGTATGGATGCCGGAGAAGATAGGGGGTTTATATTTAGGCCAGAAGTGGGTGATGAGGTGGTAGTGGGCTTTTTTGCAGACGACCCTCGCGCAGCGGTTGTGTTAGGTATGTTGCATTCCAGTGCAAAGCCCACCCCCGAAGAACCCAGCGATGACAACCACATTAAGTTATTTAAAAGCCGCAGTGGCATGAAAGTAAGTTTTGATGATGATGCGGTAAGCATGACCTTGGAAACCCCCGAAGGTAACGCCCTAATTCTTAGTGACGAAGACGGCGGCGTAACAATTAAAGATCAGAACGGAAATCAAATTGTGATGAGCAGCGATGGCATTGCAGTAGAAAGCGCCGGCGAAGTGACAATAAACGCATCGTCTGACGTGAACTGTGAGGCGGGCGGTGCACTACAAATAAAAGCTGCAAGCGAAGTAAAAGTAGAGGGTTCGGCAGGGGTGGAAGTATCTAGCTCCGCTGTTACTAAAGTAAAAGGTTCGGTATTACAGCTTAATTAA
- a CDS encoding PAAR domain-containing protein: protein MPAAARVGDTTTHGGTIVGPGNATVLIGGMPAAVVGDTHVCSLPPNGHQPTASPIPAGSGTVLIGGVPAVRVGDTCICGAGAAVGDPTVIIG, encoded by the coding sequence ATGCCTGCTGCAGCCAGAGTTGGCGACACAACCACCCACGGTGGAACCATTGTAGGCCCAGGTAATGCTACGGTACTAATTGGTGGCATGCCCGCTGCTGTGGTGGGCGATACCCATGTATGTAGCCTGCCGCCCAATGGACACCAACCCACTGCCAGCCCTATTCCTGCTGGTAGCGGTACCGTACTTATTGGTGGCGTGCCCGCAGTGCGAGTGGGCGACACATGTATATGCGGCGCTGGTGCAGCAGTTGGCGACCCTACGGTAATAATAGGCTAA
- a CDS encoding GPW/gp25 family protein, with protein MAENSDLNNKSFLGTGWSFPPSFSQANGEVEMTSDEADIEASLKILLGTTAGERLMVPKYGLNLKEQLFSSLNTTAQTILRDRIKTVLLVHEPRINVLMVAIDTTSLLEGQLIINIDYEIRATNSRFNLVYPYYLFDGSEVRPTA; from the coding sequence ATGGCAGAAAATTCCGACCTAAATAATAAATCGTTTCTTGGCACTGGCTGGAGCTTTCCGCCGAGCTTTTCGCAAGCCAATGGCGAAGTAGAAATGACCAGTGACGAAGCCGATATAGAAGCGAGTTTAAAAATATTACTGGGCACAACGGCGGGTGAGCGTTTAATGGTGCCCAAGTACGGGTTAAACCTTAAAGAGCAATTATTTAGCTCTTTAAATACTACAGCGCAAACAATACTGCGCGACCGTATCAAAACCGTATTACTTGTACATGAACCGCGTATAAACGTATTAATGGTAGCAATAGATACAACAAGTTTGCTCGAGGGCCAGCTTATTATAAATATCGATTACGAAATACGCGCAACCAATTCGCGTTTTAACTTGGTCTACCCATATTATCTATTCGATGGTAGCGAAGTAAGGCCAACCGCTTAA
- a CDS encoding baseplate J/gp47 family protein, translated as MAGQDIVQNMIAALGQSQSQRLPSALAEHYVDIDDSTSEDVYVFIKKFSSHVNFYQNNPDAPSGDWQNFFTYSEGEAKKWLDAQGQAVPPHIGLLDTFIELLREPKDLLNHFTARHLQFYYRDILRFNPLPPVVDKAHVIVQLKKNTPAVALTPQHQFSAGKDATGKERIYAPTDTTIINHSEVSDLSSIYSNAYSLGKIHLAPIANSADGVGGDLDKESPKWSAFGNSDMPLAEIGFAIASPLLYLQEGVRTITADLTLSQISANNIANANLSGAFNVYLTAPKQWLGPISVTPSLLGSVLRLQFSLSAEQEAVVNYSAAIHGHSFHASAPVMQVLLNNDKQNIGPATFNNLIIEAAKISVDVSGVTTLKLENDTGSLNPKKAFQPFSAQPERGSRFIIGSDEVFSKRLQEVKINLLWQVPATNLAAYYATYKQPIANNSYFTAGAALQDGEGRVLSGSALNLFNATSAASEQSITLSVSGSAASSTSTNSKQAQALFRYRSRWSQKIFRKWLMRKPVLHPVVSTIPAAASQQLVMHLDKSFLHRDYRKETIANTMAFAKGKVDTLTQLNEPYTPTVQRISLDYKAYSANVGVSAISLNEFASDEVQYFHIGPFGQMREHAYQRSQFDFVKNNAIPLMPQFDDEGALHIGLTNLNPGESCSLLFQVAEGSGDPDLPQQVIRWSVLCDNYWKDLSSEELIADTTNHLLTSGIIKFVIPSQATTLNSLLPTGKIWLRASVQQNVEAVCKLVSVNANAIQVSFINNDNAPSHLVEPLASGSIAKLKTPVAEIKKIEQPYASFGAKPAETTQAFNTRVAERLRHKNRAVTSWDIERIVLASNPSVHKVKAIPHSRPNNWKAPGNVLVVVVPKLNNQNAVNPLQPKVSGNTLSKIKQHLQALGPMQVQHHVVNPTYQQVQMSLQVKFKVGFEFNFYSKALKQALIRYLSPWAYGEGDDIEFGGKLYKSALLDFIEELDYVDYLTDVKLYTFIDSSETKQDVQVVTVQSPDSILVSAADHTVLEYQP; from the coding sequence ATGGCAGGACAAGATATAGTGCAAAACATGATAGCTGCCCTAGGGCAAAGCCAGAGTCAGCGGCTGCCCAGCGCGCTGGCCGAGCACTATGTGGATATAGACGATAGTACAAGCGAAGACGTATACGTCTTTATCAAAAAGTTTTCTAGCCATGTCAATTTTTACCAAAATAACCCAGACGCGCCGAGCGGAGATTGGCAAAACTTTTTTACCTACTCCGAAGGCGAGGCAAAAAAATGGCTAGACGCACAAGGGCAAGCGGTGCCACCGCATATCGGTTTGCTCGATACCTTTATTGAATTACTGCGTGAGCCAAAAGACCTGCTTAATCATTTTACCGCGCGGCATTTGCAATTTTACTATCGCGATATTTTGCGTTTTAATCCCTTGCCACCGGTAGTAGATAAGGCACATGTTATTGTGCAATTAAAAAAGAATACGCCTGCAGTAGCGCTTACTCCGCAGCATCAATTTAGCGCGGGTAAAGATGCAACGGGGAAAGAGCGGATTTATGCGCCTACAGACACAACTATTATTAATCATTCTGAAGTTAGCGATTTATCTTCTATATATTCAAACGCGTATAGCCTAGGGAAAATACACTTAGCGCCCATCGCCAACTCTGCCGATGGCGTGGGTGGCGACCTCGACAAAGAGAGCCCAAAATGGTCTGCATTCGGTAATAGCGATATGCCGCTGGCCGAAATAGGTTTTGCCATTGCTTCGCCATTGCTTTATTTGCAAGAAGGCGTGCGTACCATTACTGCCGATTTAACGCTCAGCCAAATATCTGCAAATAATATAGCTAATGCCAATTTAAGCGGGGCATTTAACGTATATCTCACGGCACCTAAACAGTGGCTTGGCCCCATTAGCGTAACGCCTTCGTTGTTGGGCAGCGTGTTGCGCTTGCAGTTTAGTTTGAGTGCAGAGCAAGAAGCCGTTGTTAACTACAGTGCAGCTATACACGGCCACAGTTTTCACGCCAGCGCGCCGGTTATGCAAGTTTTGCTAAACAACGATAAACAAAATATAGGCCCTGCTACTTTTAATAATTTAATTATCGAAGCGGCAAAAATTAGTGTAGATGTTAGCGGCGTTACGACATTAAAATTAGAAAACGATACCGGCTCACTTAACCCCAAAAAAGCGTTTCAGCCATTTTCTGCCCAGCCAGAACGCGGAAGCCGATTTATTATTGGCAGTGATGAGGTTTTTTCGAAGCGCCTGCAAGAGGTAAAAATAAACCTTCTGTGGCAAGTGCCGGCAACCAACTTAGCAGCATACTACGCCACCTATAAGCAACCCATAGCCAACAATAGTTATTTTACCGCAGGCGCAGCCCTGCAAGACGGTGAAGGGCGAGTATTAAGCGGCAGTGCGCTCAACTTGTTTAACGCAACTAGTGCCGCTAGCGAGCAGTCTATTACGCTTTCCGTGTCGGGCAGCGCTGCATCTTCTACTTCCACTAATAGTAAGCAGGCGCAGGCGTTATTCCGTTATCGTTCACGCTGGTCGCAAAAAATATTCAGAAAGTGGCTAATGCGTAAGCCTGTATTACATCCTGTGGTTAGCACAATTCCTGCAGCAGCTTCGCAGCAACTAGTAATGCACTTAGATAAGAGCTTTTTGCATAGAGATTACCGCAAAGAAACAATCGCCAATACTATGGCCTTTGCCAAGGGTAAGGTAGATACATTAACCCAGCTAAACGAACCCTATACCCCTACCGTGCAACGTATTTCGCTAGATTACAAAGCCTATAGTGCTAATGTTGGTGTGTCGGCCATTAGCTTGAATGAGTTTGCTAGCGATGAAGTACAATATTTTCATATAGGGCCTTTTGGTCAGATGCGCGAACACGCCTATCAGCGCAGCCAGTTCGATTTTGTAAAAAACAATGCCATACCATTAATGCCGCAGTTTGATGATGAGGGCGCGCTCCACATAGGCTTAACTAATTTAAACCCCGGTGAAAGCTGCAGTTTATTGTTTCAAGTGGCCGAGGGAAGTGGCGACCCAGATTTACCCCAACAGGTCATTCGCTGGAGTGTATTGTGCGATAACTACTGGAAAGACTTATCCAGTGAAGAGTTAATTGCCGATACGACTAACCACCTACTTACTAGCGGCATAATTAAATTTGTTATTCCTTCGCAGGCAACAACGCTAAATTCGCTATTGCCCACAGGTAAAATATGGCTGCGCGCCTCAGTGCAACAAAATGTAGAGGCCGTGTGTAAGCTTGTAAGTGTCAATGCCAATGCAATACAAGTAAGCTTTATAAATAACGATAACGCCCCCAGCCACTTGGTCGAGCCCCTAGCAAGTGGAAGCATTGCAAAGCTTAAAACCCCTGTTGCAGAAATTAAAAAGATTGAGCAGCCCTATGCGTCTTTTGGCGCTAAACCAGCAGAAACAACACAAGCATTTAATACGCGAGTGGCCGAGCGCTTACGCCACAAAAACCGAGCGGTCACAAGCTGGGATATAGAACGCATAGTGCTTGCGAGTAACCCGAGTGTACATAAAGTAAAAGCCATTCCCCACTCGCGCCCCAACAACTGGAAAGCCCCTGGTAATGTGTTGGTCGTGGTTGTCCCTAAGCTCAACAACCAAAATGCGGTGAACCCCTTACAACCTAAGGTAAGCGGCAATACGCTTAGCAAAATAAAGCAACACTTGCAGGCACTTGGGCCAATGCAAGTGCAACACCATGTAGTAAACCCAACCTATCAACAAGTACAGATGAGTTTGCAGGTTAAATTTAAAGTAGGGTTTGAGTTTAATTTTTACAGTAAGGCGTTGAAGCAAGCATTAATACGCTATTTGTCGCCATGGGCTTACGGCGAAGGTGATGATATTGAGTTTGGTGGCAAACTATATAAATCGGCGCTGCTCGATTTTATTGAAGAGCTAGATTATGTCGATTACCTAACAGACGTAAAGTTATATACCTTTATCGATAGCAGCGAGACGAAGCAAGATGTGCAAGTTGTTACCGTTCAGTCGCCAGATAGTATTTTAG